From the genome of Triticum aestivum cultivar Chinese Spring chromosome 3B, IWGSC CS RefSeq v2.1, whole genome shotgun sequence, one region includes:
- the LOC123072641 gene encoding disease resistance protein RGA4, giving the protein MEAAIVGALLKATLPNLFKLIGDTCKQLEPDVRFIQSELEFMQAAFGDSRWRGNEISDLRRTWILQLRRLAHEIQDCIDNFQIKKTSPTQFAHEIADLKKRIQDSSETLHRYTGQGEPRNGKVAPNPTANDAEEDLLALVQNQSEMNAKVICAIGFGGQNTDLARRVYEKNEVRRQFGQRAWVSAVGRTVDDVLTEILRQLERRPGLGMLILSWLLSILCFLQGLLLKVFGTEMPVASRSGASSGIDHQLRSLLSKERYLIVIHDVTKEEVYNKICAFPWANRVGGRIIVTTDIQSAVRPCICDNDPPLLVPDSITSCLVLVGEVGTGMSYKETCSALCDAAVARMQCFVGSDYERIVVEDMLLYFSMFPLHHHVRRNPLIRRWLAEGLLVHAIQKVPENVYRFPQEVAAEHLDILIGQNIVKSIKKSNNGKVTRCQPPGMVFNHICARAVIDNFNTLLCGPSQNETFQEAYVRRFSLHPYMAAANGGLNVPDVHCLHTMVVFPTAGAQYGAILNFDNHKLLRVLDLKECADVTANHVLKICDLLLLKYLSLGSSIKEVPSEIRRLQQLETLDMSTSAVVTVSSNLLKLPRLKHLLGKFRLSRVDCPDENPSMMKKGAKKVKKVLKLKDELSKLKDFLRDNSVLETLAGIVIGNGMGFPQLLSDMGKLRKVKMWCDSMTNESTDLTGLKEGIKVFTSHRIRTPNVDYSLSVDFSGSSQSFLDCLEDPGMLTSLKLRGNLTRFRPVAARLVSLQELCLSWTNLSGAAIQIGLSNLRCQLKFLKLVENNLVGLAIQDKDAFVSLERICLVGMQSLEEIIIQDLRKLVSLHLLCPALGALPGIQIRKLQNLNEVGLHSQVDGDIKRGWEDAAVGHNRKLSIVSIGIQ; this is encoded by the exons ATGGAGGCTGCCATAGTGGGCGCCTTGCTGAAGGCCACCCTGCCGAACCTGTTTAAGCTGATAGGTGACACATGCAAGCAGCTGGAGCCTGATGTTCGATTCATTCAAAGTGAGCTCGAGTTTATGCAAGCTGCCTTCGGAGATTCTCGCTGGAGAGGCAACGAAATCAGCGATTTGCGGAGAACCTGGATCTTGCAACTCAGAAGGTTGGCGCATGAGATCCAAGACTGCATCGACAACTTCCAGATCAAGAAGACCTCTCCCACACAGTTTGCCCACGAGATCGCTGACCTCAAGAAGAGAATACAAGATTCATCCGAGACGCTACACCGTTATACCGGCCAGGGGGAGCCGAGGAACGGAAAAGTTGCTCCAAATCCGACGGCGAATGATGCAGAGGAAGATCTTCTTGCCCTCGTACAGAACCAATCGGAGATGAACGCCAAGGTCATCTGCGCTATTGGCTTCGGTGGCCAGAACACTGATCTTGCGAGGCGGGTCTATGAGAAGAATGAAGTCCGTCGGCAATTTGGTCAACGGGCGTGGGTCAGTGCGGTGGGCAGAACCGTGGATGATGTTCTGACGGAGATACTCAGGCAACTTGAGCGGCGCCCTGGGCTGGGCATGCTCATCCTCAGCTGGCTCCTTTCCATCTTGTGTTTTCTCCAAGGACTGCTTCTCAAGGTTTTCGGCACTGAGATGCCTGTCGCATCCCGGTCCGGCGCCAGCTCCGGCATCGATCATCAGCTCAGATCACTGCTAAGCAAAGAAAG GTATTTGATTGTAATTCATGATGTCACGAAAGAAGAGGTGTACAATAAAATATGTGCCTTCCCTTGGGCCAACAGAGTGGGCGGCAGAATCATCGTGACGACGGACATCCAGTCAGCAGTGAGACCCTGCATCTGTGATAACGATCCACCACTGCTTGTTCCAGATAGCATCACATCTTGCCTGGTTTTGGTTGGAGAGGTGGGCACTGGGATGTCTTACAAAGAGACCTGCTCTGCACTTTGTGACGCAGCTGTAGCAAGAATGCAATGTTTTGTTGGCAGTGACTATGAGAGGATTGTTGTCGAGGACATGTTGCTATATTTCAGCATGTTCCCACTTCATCATCATGTTCGGAGGAATCCTCTAATAAGGCGATGGCTGGCTGAAGGACTACTTGTCCATGCCATACAGAAGGTGCCTGAGAATGTGTACCGTTTTCCTCAGGAAGTGGCGGCCGAGCATTTGGACATTCTCATCGGCCAGAATATTGTCAAGTCCATTAAGAAGAGCAACAATGGAAAGGTGACGAGATGCCAACCTCCAGGTATGGTGTTCAACCACATTTGCGCCAGGGCCGTGATCGATAATTTTAACACCTTGCTGTGTGGCCCAAGTCAGAATGAGACCTTTCAAGAAGCATATGTTCGCCGGTTTTCTCTCCATCCTTACATGGCTGCTGCCAACGGCGGACTCAATGTGCCAGATGTACATTGTCTCCATACTATGGTGGTCTTTCCAACTGCGGGTGCCCAATATGGAGCTATCTTGAATTTTGATAATCATAAGCTACTGCGGGTGTTGGATCTTAAAGAGTGCGCTGATGTGACTGCCAATCACGTCTTAAAAATATGCGATCTGTTGCTGCTGAAATATCTGAGCCTCGGGAGCAGTATTAAAGAAGTTCCGAGTGAAATAAGGCGGCTGCAGCAGTTAGAGACACTCGATATGAGTACAAGTGCGGTAGTGACGGTGTCCTCAAATCTACTCAAGTTGCCCAGATTGAAACACCTCCTTGGCAAGTTTCGGCTATCTAGAGTGGACTGCCCAGATGAAAATCCAAGCATGATGAAGAAGGGCGCAAAGAAGGTAAAGAAGGTGTTGAAGCTCAAGGATGAATTGTCAAAGCTAAAGGACTTCTTGAGGGACAACAGTGTCCTGGAGACTCTAGCAGGAATCGTCATCGGCAACGGCATGGGATTTCCACAACTGTTGAGTGATATGGGGAAGCTGCGGAAGGTGAAGATGTGGTGTGATTCCATGACAAATGAGTCTACAGACTTGACTGGTCTTAAGGAAGGCATCAAGGTATTCACCAGTCACCGAATCCGTACACCCAACGTTGATTACTCACTCTCTGTTGACTTCAGCGGGTCTTCGCAATCCTTCCTGGATTGCCTGGAAGATCCTGGCATGCTTACATCACTCAAACTGCGCGGCAATCTGACGCGCTTCCGTCCAGTTGCTGCAAGGCTGGTTAGTCTACAGGAGCTGTGCCTCTCGTGGACTAATCTTAGTGGAGCTGCAATCCAAATCGGCCTCAGTAATTTGAGATGCCAACTGAAATTTCTGAAGCTGGTTGAGAACAATCTTGTGGGGCTTGCCATACAAGACAAGGATGCATTCGTAAGCCTGGAACGGATATGTCTCGTGGGCATGCAAAGTCTTGAGGAAATAATTATTCAAGATCTGAGGAAGCTTGTTTCACTCCACTTGCTCTGTCCTGCTCTAGGTGCTCTTCCCGGCATCCAGATCCGAAAGCTCCAAAACCTCAATGAAGTCGGACTCCACTCTCAAGTTGACGGTGACATCAAACGTGGATGGGAAGATGCTGCGGTAGGCCATAACCGCAAGCTCAGTATTGTGTCCATTGGAATACAGTAA